Proteins encoded together in one Rossellomorea sp. y25 window:
- the pyrH gene encoding UMP kinase: MRYKRVLIKLSGGALADKEGNNFGTEELDHIAGEIMSIVNMGIEVSIVVGGGNIFRGSLADTWGIERVEADSIGTLGTIINSLMLRGVLKSKTDKEVRVMTSIPVSTVAEPYIRLRAVHHLDKGYIVIFGGGNGQPFVTTDYPSVQRAIETNSEAILVAKQGVDGVFTSDPKRDKKAKMYHNLNYDDVVTNNIKIMDQSALLLARDYKLPVHIFNFDQAGIMEKICSGQKRGTLINHEETRL, translated from the coding sequence ATGAGATACAAGCGTGTGTTAATTAAATTAAGTGGTGGAGCGTTGGCGGATAAGGAAGGAAATAATTTTGGCACTGAAGAGCTTGATCACATTGCAGGCGAAATCATGTCGATCGTCAATATGGGGATTGAAGTTTCCATAGTTGTGGGCGGGGGCAATATATTTCGAGGAAGTCTGGCAGATACTTGGGGGATTGAGCGGGTAGAAGCTGATAGCATTGGTACTCTTGGAACGATCATCAACAGTTTAATGCTTAGAGGTGTGCTGAAAAGTAAGACCGACAAAGAAGTTCGAGTGATGACCTCTATCCCAGTATCAACGGTTGCCGAACCTTATATTCGCCTTCGTGCCGTTCACCATCTTGACAAAGGATACATTGTCATATTCGGTGGAGGAAACGGTCAACCTTTCGTAACGACGGATTACCCCAGCGTTCAGCGAGCAATCGAAACGAATAGTGAGGCCATCCTGGTAGCAAAGCAGGGAGTAGATGGTGTTTTCACAAGTGACCCAAAACGGGATAAAAAGGCGAAGATGTACCATAATTTAAATTATGATGACGTTGTAACGAATAATATTAAAATCATGGATCAATCAGCTCTGCTTTTAGCAAGGGACTATAAACTCCCTGTACACATTTTTAATTTCGACCAGGCAGGAATCATGGAGAAAATATGCTCAGGTCAGAAGCGGGGAACACTTATTAATCATGAAGAGACAAGACTTTGA
- a CDS encoding GNAT family N-acetyltransferase: MEINIYHKFDSNKLDEICEVYQSAGWLKHSNEVITKVFQRSDIVSFAISDGRIIGVGRALTDGVFNAAIYDVVVHLEYQKIGIGSLIMSDLLEQLKDVSCVQLISTTGNEEFYRKHGMKKLKTGMARYLNSSLTGEYLD, from the coding sequence ATGGAGATCAATATTTATCACAAATTTGATTCGAATAAGCTGGATGAGATATGTGAAGTGTACCAGTCAGCAGGATGGTTGAAGCACTCAAATGAAGTAATTACCAAGGTTTTTCAAAGAAGTGATATAGTATCTTTCGCTATAAGTGATGGTAGGATCATTGGAGTTGGAAGAGCCCTTACGGATGGCGTATTCAATGCCGCAATATATGATGTGGTCGTTCATCTAGAGTATCAAAAAATCGGAATCGGAAGTCTCATAATGAGTGACCTATTAGAGCAGTTAAAAGATGTTTCTTGCGTTCAATTAATCTCAACAACCGGTAATGAAGAGTTTTATAGAAAACATGGAATGAAGAAACTGAAAACGGGTATGGCTAGATATTTGAATTCAAGTTTGACGGGTGAGTATTTGGATTAG
- a CDS encoding 4a-hydroxytetrahydrobiopterin dehydratase: protein MKKLSEAAISHKLETLEKWRIKEEKWIERRYRFKDYLEGIRFVNKLAEAAEQVNHHPFITIQYKLVIVELTSWSENGLTDLDFDVATQFEKLYKEMV, encoded by the coding sequence ATGAAGAAGTTAAGTGAAGCTGCCATTTCTCATAAACTTGAAACTCTTGAGAAATGGCGCATTAAAGAAGAGAAATGGATTGAACGGCGCTATCGGTTCAAAGATTACCTTGAAGGAATACGGTTCGTCAACAAACTGGCAGAGGCAGCCGAGCAAGTGAATCACCATCCTTTTATAACGATTCAATACAAATTGGTTATTGTAGAGTTGACTTCCTGGAGTGAAAATGGTCTGACAGATTTGGACTTCGATGTGGCCACTCAGTTTGAAAAGCTCTATAAGGAAATGGTGTAA
- a CDS encoding aromatic amino acid hydroxylase, which yields MNQTIPSHLRQFVAEQHYHSYTPIDHAVWRYVMRQNHHFLEDTAHEAFTEGLKASGINIDEIPKVSDMNRHLGKIGWGAAIVDGLIPGTAFFDFQAHGILPIATDIRQKSNIEYTPAPDILHEAAGHAPILFDETYSRFVKIIGNIGANAFASEEEHEAFEATRHLSIVMEDPSSTEKEIEEAKQMLIKKQEAVSGLSEAEQISRIFWWTVEFGLIGNFHQPKIFGAGLLSSVGESKHCLSSEVIKRPFTIEDAIHTSYDVTSMQTQLFVCESFEQLIEEVEKFGETMAFRKGGTEAIEKAIHSNQLAHIEYNSGLQVTGIFKEVIKNEHGEAIYVKTAGPTSLSIQNEQLDHHGTDHHADGFGAPIGILQDGTILENQTEAVLRKLGIEMNKIMQITFDGGIEVSGHVTNLVFHHHHLVLISIDECMVTLGEHVLFHPSWGTYDLAVGSEIVSARPHAADYDAFFGEDPLIKEEDGRCHDLTPLDSLFREVRELREVAFSRDLIHSIVGRLKEDFPEEWLLRLEVIELLQIHEPGSQLKEELLKDLYALSKQDRFARLIQNGLDVMYGRKGVMV from the coding sequence ATGAACCAAACCATTCCAAGTCATTTACGCCAATTTGTAGCTGAACAGCATTATCATTCATACACTCCTATCGATCACGCCGTGTGGCGTTATGTGATGAGACAGAATCATCACTTTCTTGAAGATACCGCACATGAAGCTTTCACTGAAGGATTAAAAGCCTCCGGTATTAACATAGACGAAATTCCTAAGGTAAGTGATATGAACAGGCACTTAGGGAAAATTGGCTGGGGGGCTGCAATTGTAGACGGTTTGATCCCTGGCACAGCGTTCTTTGATTTCCAAGCTCACGGTATTCTTCCGATAGCTACAGATATTCGTCAAAAATCGAATATCGAATACACCCCTGCTCCTGATATATTGCATGAAGCAGCCGGACACGCTCCCATTCTGTTTGATGAAACCTATTCCCGATTTGTAAAGATAATCGGCAATATAGGAGCAAACGCTTTTGCCTCTGAAGAAGAACACGAAGCATTTGAAGCAACCAGGCATTTATCCATTGTAATGGAGGATCCAAGCTCCACTGAGAAAGAAATTGAAGAAGCAAAGCAGATGTTAATTAAAAAGCAAGAGGCCGTTTCCGGTCTATCTGAAGCAGAACAAATTTCACGAATCTTTTGGTGGACAGTGGAATTCGGTTTAATTGGTAATTTTCATCAACCGAAGATCTTCGGTGCAGGACTGCTTTCATCGGTTGGAGAAAGCAAGCACTGTTTATCAAGTGAAGTGATCAAAAGGCCATTCACCATCGAAGATGCCATCCATACTAGCTATGATGTTACCTCCATGCAAACTCAATTATTTGTTTGTGAAAGTTTCGAACAACTCATTGAAGAAGTCGAGAAATTCGGAGAGACCATGGCTTTCCGTAAAGGTGGAACAGAAGCTATAGAGAAAGCGATTCATTCTAATCAACTTGCTCATATCGAATACAATTCAGGATTACAAGTCACCGGTATCTTCAAAGAAGTCATAAAAAATGAGCATGGTGAAGCTATCTACGTCAAAACCGCAGGACCTACTTCACTTTCCATCCAAAACGAGCAACTGGATCATCACGGGACAGATCATCATGCTGATGGCTTCGGTGCACCTATTGGTATCCTTCAGGATGGTACCATTCTTGAGAATCAGACCGAAGCGGTTTTAAGGAAGCTTGGCATTGAGATGAATAAAATAATGCAAATCACATTTGATGGTGGAATTGAAGTCTCTGGACATGTGACGAATCTCGTCTTTCACCATCATCATCTTGTTCTCATATCAATTGATGAATGTATGGTGACTTTGGGTGAACACGTTTTATTCCATCCTTCATGGGGAACATACGATTTGGCAGTAGGCAGTGAAATTGTTTCAGCACGGCCACATGCGGCAGATTATGATGCTTTCTTCGGAGAAGACCCTCTTATCAAAGAAGAGGATGGCAGATGTCATGATCTTACACCATTGGACAGTCTCTTCAGAGAGGTCAGAGAACTGAGAGAGGTAGCCTTTTCCAGAGATCTTATTCATAGTATAGTAGGAAGGCTGAAAGAGGATTTCCCTGAAGAGTGGCTGCTTAGACTTGAAGTTATCGAACTACTGCAGATTCACGAGCCGGGGTCTCAGTTAAAGGAAGAGCTTCTGAAAGACTTATATGCTTTAAGTAAGCAGGATCGGTTTGCACGTCTCATTCAAAATGGCCTAGATGTCATGTATGGAAGGAAAGGAGTTATGGTATGA
- a CDS encoding DUF2062 domain-containing protein: protein MIRKKLREFKCLTLKLLRLKDNAHSIALGFTVGLLVNFVPSFGIGPVISTACAKIFKGNPFAGLVGGVSLIWAFPLFFYLNFLVGHLFYPINVVVPSVETVDSASEAVGYGLQIGKAFFIGMFINIPLFGTFTYLVMNSIVRRYRESMLTFVQKKWDL from the coding sequence ATGATTAGAAAAAAGCTTAGAGAATTCAAATGCCTTACTTTAAAACTTTTACGTCTAAAAGATAATGCTCACAGTATTGCATTAGGATTCACGGTCGGTTTATTAGTGAATTTTGTTCCTTCCTTTGGTATAGGTCCAGTCATATCAACGGCGTGTGCAAAGATTTTTAAAGGAAATCCATTCGCTGGATTAGTAGGTGGAGTCTCCTTGATTTGGGCGTTCCCTTTATTTTTCTATCTGAATTTTCTTGTAGGCCATCTATTCTACCCTATTAATGTAGTCGTTCCTTCTGTTGAAACTGTTGACTCCGCAAGTGAAGCAGTAGGCTATGGTCTGCAAATTGGGAAGGCGTTCTTTATTGGGATGTTCATTAATATTCCTTTATTTGGTACCTTTACCTATTTGGTCATGAATTCCATCGTTAGAAGATACCGTGAGTCTATGCTTACATTCGTTCAGAAGAAATGGGATTTATAA
- the pssA gene encoding CDP-diacylglycerol--serine O-phosphatidyltransferase produces MKLTKKIPNMVTLGNLYCGFLSIGFAASGQFKNAAILIIIGMMLDSMDGRLARMLQADSVLGKELDSLADIVTFGVAPSFLVYYTYFFQFGLLGFIVAGLFPLFGAYRLARFNTSPPKSSLHYFVGVPITAAGGILAILTLFGNFIPNIVTTVIFTAMCFLMVSRIRIPSLKEVPLPKYGTIVTLFIGALLFVIYKGTYEEFPYLIYIATPLYIAYLTYRFIKR; encoded by the coding sequence ATGAAACTAACGAAAAAAATACCCAATATGGTCACGTTGGGAAATCTGTATTGCGGTTTCTTATCAATTGGGTTTGCCGCAAGCGGACAATTTAAAAACGCAGCAATACTAATTATCATTGGCATGATGCTAGATAGTATGGACGGCAGATTGGCGAGAATGCTGCAAGCTGATAGTGTACTAGGAAAGGAATTAGATTCATTAGCTGATATTGTCACGTTTGGAGTCGCACCTTCCTTTCTTGTGTATTATACATATTTCTTTCAATTTGGATTATTAGGGTTTATCGTAGCAGGGTTATTTCCATTATTCGGTGCTTATCGACTGGCGAGATTTAATACCAGTCCGCCGAAATCTTCTCTTCATTATTTCGTAGGTGTCCCGATTACGGCAGCAGGTGGAATCCTTGCGATTCTCACCCTTTTTGGAAACTTTATTCCAAATATCGTGACAACGGTCATTTTCACAGCAATGTGTTTTCTCATGGTGAGCCGTATACGAATCCCCAGTCTCAAGGAAGTGCCTTTACCTAAATACGGAACAATCGTGACGCTCTTCATTGGAGCATTACTATTCGTCATTTACAAAGGGACTTATGAGGAGTTTCCCTATTTGATTTACATCGCCACACCACTGTATATCGCATATCTGACGTATCGATTTATTAAGAGATAA
- a CDS encoding chromate transporter, which yields MIMKTSRSLKTLIEILIISTRLGLTSFGGPVAHLGYFHEEYVRRRKWMDEKSYADLVALCQFLPGPASSQVGMGIGIMRAGVLGGIVSFLGFTLPSVIALILFAIILRELDVADAGWIHGLKIVAVAVVAHAILGMAKKLTPDLKRKAIALFTLVVILLWQTAFSQIGVILLSAFIGFLLFKQHKPDEEAGIDFPITRRFAVICLVIFFGLLFLLPFLRELTSLEWIALFDSFYRSGSLVFGGGHVVLPLLEREFVPTGWLTEEAFLAGYGAAQAVPGPLFTFAAYIGAVINGWKGGILATFAIFLPAFLLILGTLPFWDSLRRNPKIKGALMGVNAAVVGILIAAFYHPIWTSSILAPQDFAFAAVLFSMLVFWKLPPWIVVVTGAVGGLVMGFI from the coding sequence ATGATAATGAAAACATCTAGAAGTTTAAAGACCCTGATTGAAATACTGATTATTTCAACAAGACTGGGCCTTACTTCATTTGGTGGGCCGGTTGCCCACTTAGGATACTTTCATGAAGAATATGTTCGCAGACGAAAATGGATGGATGAAAAAAGTTACGCAGATCTGGTCGCTCTTTGCCAATTTCTCCCGGGTCCTGCTAGCTCTCAAGTTGGAATGGGCATTGGTATCATGCGGGCAGGAGTGCTTGGAGGAATTGTTTCATTTTTAGGCTTTACACTCCCTTCTGTCATTGCATTGATTCTATTCGCCATCATTCTTCGAGAATTGGATGTGGCAGATGCCGGGTGGATACACGGGTTAAAGATTGTCGCAGTTGCAGTCGTTGCTCATGCTATTTTAGGAATGGCAAAAAAGTTGACGCCTGATTTAAAACGAAAAGCGATTGCATTGTTTACTTTAGTGGTTATTTTATTATGGCAGACAGCGTTTTCACAAATCGGGGTCATTCTTCTTTCAGCTTTCATTGGATTTTTACTCTTTAAACAACATAAACCCGACGAAGAAGCCGGAATTGACTTCCCGATTACTCGTAGATTCGCAGTGATTTGTTTAGTTATATTCTTCGGATTACTATTTCTTCTTCCGTTCTTAAGGGAATTGACCTCCCTTGAATGGATCGCTTTATTCGATAGCTTCTATCGTTCCGGGTCATTGGTTTTTGGTGGAGGTCATGTTGTCTTGCCTCTGCTTGAACGGGAGTTTGTTCCTACCGGATGGTTAACGGAAGAAGCGTTTTTGGCAGGGTATGGTGCAGCCCAGGCGGTTCCAGGTCCTCTCTTCACCTTTGCAGCTTATATTGGTGCTGTAATTAATGGATGGAAAGGCGGAATACTTGCTACTTTCGCTATTTTTCTACCGGCTTTCCTACTCATTTTAGGGACTCTCCCATTCTGGGATTCTCTCCGTAGGAATCCTAAGATAAAAGGAGCTCTTATGGGAGTGAACGCTGCTGTTGTTGGAATCCTGATTGCAGCCTTCTACCATCCGATATGGACTTCCTCCATTCTTGCTCCCCAAGACTTTGCCTTTGCTGCGGTTTTGTTTAGCATGCTGGTCTTTTGGAAACTTCCACCTTGGATCGTCGTGGTGACAGGAGCAGTGGGTGGACTCGTTATGGGTTTTATATAA
- a CDS encoding PadR family transcriptional regulator gives MEDKVLRKLFLGFIQIHILHHAKEEPIYGTWMLEELREHGYSISSGTLYPILHSMETDGLLTKEEKNVEGKIRKYYSTTDRGNKVLSEARDKAYELFKEIKD, from the coding sequence TTGGAAGACAAAGTATTACGGAAACTCTTTCTAGGGTTTATCCAGATCCATATACTCCATCATGCCAAAGAAGAGCCTATTTATGGGACGTGGATGTTAGAAGAATTAAGAGAACATGGATATAGCATAAGCTCCGGTACACTGTACCCTATTCTTCACTCAATGGAGACTGACGGACTACTAACAAAAGAAGAGAAAAACGTGGAGGGAAAGATCAGGAAGTATTATTCCACTACAGATAGAGGCAATAAAGTACTCAGTGAAGCACGAGATAAAGCTTATGAGCTATTTAAAGAAATTAAAGACTAA
- a CDS encoding dihydroorotate dehydrogenase: MPDWSYHRIFKPVLSKLPAHMSREFIHRGMSTIASLPLGPHIINFLGREECPPQLKIQFNGIEFANPVGLSGKIDPLLTGTSAFTHLGFGFIEVGPVTIQPTESYHPITNHNEQRIQFSDPPESIGLKKTIEKLRKIRKRQPFILRLSGTPQEITIMMEQLDVLADGYIVEGDEIHPTIQSNKPIFISNPTLDLLYKLSVEDISGIVVEEDEFKTLLSTIRTYKKAIPTLSIITSGGVHEPGQALSLLDAGASLLLLSDGYVFSGPGLTKRINEALLDDLNDQIPPQKGWKSYWYFGLFIFIGGLLAFLFSLTSVILPYDEHYLGMKRESIAGFNDRIVKFMAHDRMTLAGTMISGGIVYMQLSFHGVKRGLLWAKRSIDIAAITGFLGIFLFIGYGYFDWLHLLFWFVLLPFYVYGWIHTRGINGTPSSRNRRNHNIWMQSLYGQLAFVVLGFSFVLGGLVISYFGVTSVFVPTDLLYLCMPPEILHEFNQNLIPVIAHDRAGFGSALLSVGLLVLTLSLWGFQQGNKWVWQTLLIGGLPAFISGIYIHFAIGYTSFTHLLPAYFAIGLFLIGLVKTYSFFYHDRDIGER; the protein is encoded by the coding sequence ATGCCTGATTGGTCCTATCACAGAATATTCAAACCCGTTTTATCCAAACTCCCTGCTCATATGTCGAGAGAGTTTATACATAGAGGAATGAGTACAATCGCTTCTCTCCCCCTTGGTCCTCACATTATCAATTTTTTGGGACGAGAAGAGTGCCCCCCTCAACTTAAAATACAATTTAATGGGATAGAGTTTGCCAATCCTGTTGGTCTATCCGGTAAAATTGACCCGTTACTAACCGGTACATCTGCATTTACCCATTTGGGATTTGGCTTTATTGAGGTTGGTCCGGTAACGATACAGCCAACAGAATCGTACCATCCCATTACGAATCATAATGAGCAGCGTATTCAGTTTTCGGATCCCCCCGAATCCATTGGATTAAAGAAGACTATAGAGAAATTAAGGAAGATTAGAAAAAGACAGCCATTCATCTTACGCTTGTCGGGGACACCTCAAGAAATAACCATTATGATGGAACAATTAGATGTATTGGCAGATGGTTATATTGTCGAAGGTGATGAAATTCACCCTACAATACAAAGTAACAAACCGATTTTCATCTCAAATCCAACTTTAGATCTTCTCTATAAATTGAGCGTTGAAGATATTTCAGGAATCGTTGTGGAAGAAGATGAATTCAAGACTCTCCTCTCAACTATTCGTACGTATAAAAAGGCAATCCCAACTCTCTCAATCATCACTTCAGGTGGAGTTCATGAACCAGGTCAGGCGCTATCTCTACTGGATGCAGGGGCAAGCCTCCTTCTTCTTTCAGATGGATATGTCTTTTCAGGTCCGGGCTTGACCAAACGCATTAACGAAGCATTGCTGGATGATTTGAACGATCAGATCCCCCCTCAAAAGGGATGGAAATCTTACTGGTATTTTGGTTTATTTATTTTTATAGGAGGACTCTTAGCCTTCCTATTTAGTTTAACTTCAGTGATTCTGCCCTATGATGAACATTATTTGGGGATGAAGAGGGAATCGATTGCTGGATTCAACGACCGGATTGTAAAATTTATGGCTCATGATCGGATGACGTTAGCAGGTACAATGATTTCTGGAGGGATAGTGTATATGCAGCTCTCCTTCCATGGTGTTAAAAGAGGTCTCCTATGGGCCAAACGATCAATAGACATTGCTGCCATTACAGGATTTCTGGGAATTTTCCTATTTATAGGGTATGGCTATTTTGACTGGCTTCACCTTTTATTTTGGTTCGTTTTGCTACCTTTTTACGTATATGGCTGGATTCATACAAGGGGGATAAATGGAACTCCCTCATCCCGAAATCGAAGAAATCATAATATATGGATGCAATCCCTGTATGGTCAGCTTGCATTTGTCGTACTTGGATTTTCTTTTGTTCTTGGTGGTCTTGTCATTTCTTACTTTGGGGTTACTTCTGTTTTTGTTCCCACGGATCTTCTTTACCTCTGTATGCCACCGGAGATTCTTCATGAGTTCAATCAGAACCTCATTCCCGTTATTGCACATGATCGAGCGGGATTCGGCAGTGCTTTACTAAGTGTGGGATTACTAGTCTTAACTCTCTCACTTTGGGGCTTTCAGCAAGGAAATAAGTGGGTTTGGCAGACCCTTCTGATAGGGGGGCTTCCTGCCTTTATTTCGGGCATATATATTCATTTTGCTATCGGGTACACCTCGTTTACCCATCTTCTGCCCGCCTACTTTGCCATTGGCTTATTTTTGATTGGCTTAGTCAAGACCTATTCATTTTTTTATCATGATAGAGATATTGGTGAACGTTAG
- a CDS encoding M14 family metallopeptidase, producing the protein MKKKLMVGALSGVLVASGIAFSAPGASALANGPGYNGNETIKNERLHNYEEMVSMLQQLDQRSNALSLEVYGQSVKGRDLYLAKFGTNDNNPTILYLTQQHGNETLTTEGALQFIKHLTSNSKEVKEMLENVNILVAPRLNVDGAEGDVNFSLEDYVSGTHTRYNANEVDLNRDHVDRKQPETQALHKNVLQKYKPDYMIDLHHQGAETTLGDTDELVSGSILYPTNDEVDPEVVEKSKQLGTVLYNTVESRGFGTLSKYIGGTAPTISRNGLAVEYGIATLLFEMRGMADHYRDDYVLGQKSNGYLIKQAVISLEATAKAIADGSIENADTSFWDTLPESSYNRSESE; encoded by the coding sequence ATGAAAAAGAAATTAATGGTTGGTGCACTTTCGGGTGTGTTAGTAGCATCAGGAATCGCTTTCTCTGCACCGGGCGCATCTGCACTTGCAAATGGTCCAGGATATAATGGGAACGAGACGATCAAAAACGAGCGACTTCATAATTATGAAGAAATGGTGAGCATGCTTCAACAATTAGATCAGAGATCAAATGCTCTATCATTAGAAGTGTATGGTCAATCCGTCAAAGGACGAGATCTTTATCTTGCGAAATTTGGAACCAATGATAACAACCCTACAATCCTTTACTTAACTCAGCAGCATGGGAACGAAACATTGACGACTGAAGGTGCCCTTCAGTTCATCAAGCATCTTACTTCGAACTCAAAAGAAGTAAAAGAAATGCTTGAGAACGTAAATATATTGGTTGCTCCGCGATTAAATGTGGATGGAGCAGAAGGGGACGTTAATTTCTCCTTGGAGGATTATGTATCGGGAACTCACACCCGCTACAATGCGAACGAAGTCGATTTAAATCGTGATCATGTGGACCGGAAACAACCGGAAACACAAGCTCTTCATAAAAACGTTCTTCAAAAATACAAGCCTGATTATATGATCGATCTTCATCATCAAGGAGCCGAAACAACGCTTGGAGATACAGATGAACTCGTATCAGGATCTATCCTTTATCCTACAAATGATGAAGTGGATCCTGAAGTAGTGGAGAAATCAAAACAGCTTGGTACAGTCCTTTATAACACGGTGGAAAGCCGTGGATTCGGTACGTTATCAAAATACATCGGTGGCACAGCACCGACGATTAGCCGCAACGGACTGGCGGTAGAATATGGGATTGCAACCCTTCTTTTTGAAATGAGGGGAATGGCTGATCATTACCGCGATGATTATGTTCTGGGTCAAAAGAGTAATGGTTACCTTATCAAGCAAGCTGTTATTAGTTTAGAAGCTACGGCAAAAGCCATTGCTGACGGGTCAATTGAAAATGCGGATACTTCTTTCTGGGATACGCTTCCTGAAAGCTCATATAATCGTAGTGAAAGTGAATAA
- a CDS encoding universal stress protein produces the protein MFKHILLATDGSEHSLRAGEKAIALARCHEGSKIAIVYVVDGKQSKEDVLNHWGLDATDKRKQKLQLIEQKAKREGIDYEIIFLHGEPGPAIVEHANKNNFDAVVIGSRGLNVFQEMVLGSVSHKVAKRAKCPVMIVK, from the coding sequence ATGTTCAAACACATTCTTCTCGCAACAGACGGGTCTGAACACTCTTTAAGAGCAGGAGAAAAAGCGATCGCTCTCGCAAGATGCCATGAAGGCTCTAAAATAGCTATTGTTTATGTAGTAGACGGGAAGCAATCAAAGGAAGATGTTCTTAACCATTGGGGACTGGATGCAACAGACAAACGGAAGCAGAAACTGCAATTGATAGAACAAAAAGCCAAACGTGAAGGCATCGACTATGAGATTATCTTTTTACACGGAGAACCAGGTCCAGCCATTGTTGAGCATGCGAACAAAAACAACTTCGATGCAGTAGTGATTGGAAGCCGTGGATTAAATGTATTTCAAGAAATGGTCTTGGGAAGTGTAAGCCATAAAGTCGCTAAAAGGGCTAAATGTCCCGTGATGATCGTGAAATAG
- a CDS encoding SulP family inorganic anion transporter codes for MSLSKKIKYEWFGNVRGDVLSGIVVAMALIPEAIAFSIIAGVDPMIGLYASFCIAVVIAFVGGRPGMISAATGATALLMTTLVADHGLQYLLAATILTGVIQIVMGVLKLGRLMKFVPRSVMIGFVNALAILIFSAQLPHFVGESWIMYAMVAAALGVIYILPRFTKAVPSALVAIIAVTIFAVVTGSGVRTVGDMGELTQTLPIFLIPDIPFTFETLQIIFPYSLSIAIVGLVESLLTASIVDDMTDTTSNKNKEARGQGIANIVSGFFGGMAGCAMIGQSVINVKSGGRGRLSAFVAGVFLMILIIVLNDFLVQIPMAALVGVMFMVSFGTFDWSSLKNIHKTPITDTVVMLATVITVLLTHDLSKGVLVGIILSAIFFASKISKVKITSMISDDKHKKVYRVSGQLFFASVTEFVESFNFNEDVKEVTLDLTHAHLWDDSAVGAIDKIVIKYHQNGVRANVTGLNAESNRLIEKLAVHNKPGGLGKVVNH; via the coding sequence ATGAGTTTAAGTAAAAAAATTAAATATGAATGGTTTGGAAATGTTAGAGGAGATGTACTGTCCGGTATCGTCGTTGCGATGGCATTGATCCCGGAAGCGATTGCCTTCTCAATTATTGCAGGAGTAGACCCGATGATAGGATTGTACGCTTCCTTCTGTATCGCAGTAGTCATTGCATTTGTGGGTGGACGTCCAGGAATGATTTCAGCTGCAACGGGTGCTACAGCCTTGCTTATGACGACTCTGGTAGCTGATCATGGTCTCCAGTATTTACTTGCTGCTACGATCCTGACGGGTGTGATTCAAATTGTCATGGGTGTCCTGAAGCTAGGGCGTTTAATGAAATTTGTACCACGCTCCGTTATGATAGGATTCGTCAACGCTTTGGCAATCCTTATTTTCTCGGCACAATTACCTCATTTTGTTGGTGAATCATGGATCATGTATGCAATGGTTGCAGCAGCACTTGGAGTCATTTACATCCTTCCACGTTTCACAAAAGCTGTGCCTTCAGCATTGGTGGCCATTATCGCGGTTACGATTTTTGCTGTTGTAACAGGAAGTGGGGTTCGTACCGTGGGAGACATGGGTGAACTAACTCAAACATTGCCCATATTCTTGATTCCTGACATCCCATTTACATTTGAAACTCTGCAAATCATCTTTCCTTATTCTTTATCGATCGCGATTGTTGGATTGGTCGAGTCACTCTTAACTGCGTCTATTGTAGATGACATGACTGATACAACGAGTAATAAAAATAAGGAGGCAAGAGGGCAAGGTATTGCCAACATTGTGTCAGGTTTCTTTGGTGGTATGGCAGGCTGTGCGATGATCGGACAATCCGTCATCAATGTAAAATCAGGCGGGCGAGGGAGATTGTCTGCTTTTGTTGCGGGAGTTTTCTTAATGATCCTTATTATCGTCCTGAATGATTTCTTAGTTCAAATTCCAATGGCTGCCCTTGTTGGGGTAATGTTTATGGTGTCATTTGGGACATTTGACTGGTCTTCTTTAAAGAATATTCATAAAACACCAATAACCGATACGGTTGTAATGTTAGCGACCGTAATAACTGTCCTATTGACACATGATTTATCAAAAGGAGTTCTAGTGGGAATTATCTTGAGTGCCATCTTCTTTGCATCAAAAATTTCAAAAGTGAAGATTACGAGCATGATATCCGATGATAAGCATAAAAAAGTCTATCGTGTTTCAGGACAATTGTTCTTTGCTTCTGTAACAGAATTTGTTGAAAGCTTCAACTTCAATGAAGATGTAAAAGAAGTAACTCTAGATTTAACTCATGCACACTTATGGGATGACTCAGCGGTAGGGGCAATTGATAAAATCGTCATTAAATATCATCAAAATGGTGTAAGGGCAAATGTAACAGGTTTAAATGCTGAAAGTAATAGGCTAATAGAAAAACTGGCTGTGCATAACAAGCCGGGTGGACTAGGTAAAGTGGTTAATCATTAG